In a genomic window of Caloramator mitchellensis:
- a CDS encoding DivIVA domain-containing protein translates to MSITPNDIANKEFKKVFRGYDIDEVDDFLEQIVEEYERIYKENITLKEKISSLNDKIEHYSNMESTLQNTLVLAQTAAEQAKENSRKESEMILKNAKDKSEEIIRQANEKANSIVSEAQQKVLNINKEFEMLKQEFNMFKSRFTGLLNAQLETLEKFE, encoded by the coding sequence ATTACACCAAATGATATTGCGAATAAAGAGTTTAAAAAAGTATTTAGAGGTTATGATATCGATGAGGTTGATGACTTTCTTGAACAAATAGTTGAGGAATACGAAAGAATCTATAAGGAAAATATAACTCTAAAGGAAAAGATAAGTTCTCTTAATGATAAAATAGAACACTATTCAAATATGGAATCAACTTTACAGAATACGCTTGTTCTTGCACAAACAGCAGCTGAACAGGCAAAGGAGAACTCAAGAAAAGAATCTGAAATGATTTTAAAGAATGCTAAGGATAAATCTGAGGAAATAATTAGACAGGCAAATGAAAAGGCTAATAGCATTGTTTCTGAGGCACAACAAAAAGTATTAAACATAAACAAAGAATTTGAAATGTTGAAACAGGAATTTAATATGTTTAAATCACGATTTACTGGGCTATTAAATGCGCAGCTTGAAACTCTTGAGAAATTTGAATAA